The DNA region ATGCGCACTTTCAGCACTTCCACCTGCTTGAACTGCGATCGAATGCTACTTTCGGCAATTTTGTCAGCCGCAAAGTTAGCGGGAGACAGCACGCTGATCAGGCTGGAGAGGATAAGGATGAAGATTTCCATAGGGATTTTGGATGTTAGATTTTGGATTGGGTCGGAAAAGGTGGATAGTGGATGGTGAATAGCGGCTAGTTTTGAGCTTTCCGTTTTCAGATCGGAATTACCGCTCTGCTCACCCGGCCCATCACCTGTTCACCCCATCACCCTCTTCACCTGCAATCCACTGGCTGAGAGTAGATACTACCTTTTCCAGGGGAAGTTCCTGAGTTTCGCGGGTGGCACGCTTCACGACTTCGACTTTACCATCCTTAAGAGATTTTCCGGTAACAATTCGGAAAGGAATCCCAACTAAATCCGCATCCTTAAATTTGACTCCGGCCCGTTCGTTGCGATCGTCCAGCAGGGTTTCAATCCCGGCCTGGTTGAGTTGCTGATACAGGGTTTCGGCGGCTTGTACCTGGTCGGTATCACTAACATTGGGGATGACAACAATCGCCTGGTAAGGAGCGATCGCCACAGGCCAGATAATCCCATCCTTGTCATGAGATTGCTCAACCGCAGCCTGTGCCAGACGAGATACGCCCACGCCGTAGCAACCCATCACTAAGGGAACGTCTTCACCTTGCTCGTTGGTGTAGGTGGCTCCCAAAGCAGCAGAGTATTTCGTGCCCAGTTGGAAAATATGACCAATTTCAATGCCTCTGGCGGTTTGCAGGCGCTGCTGGGGATCGTGGATGGCCCGATCGCCTGCGGTGGCCTTGCGCACATCCACCATGTCGGGTAGCTGAAACTCTTTGCCCCAGTTCGCCCCAACGACGTGATACCCTGACTCGTCCGCCCCAGTGACGAAATTTTTCAGGTCAACCGCTGTTTTATCCACCAGTCTGAGAAATTTGGGGGCAACTCGACCTGCAGCTTGCCTGCCAACGGGAGCGGGTTTGGCAGGCTTGATGTAACTGTCTGCCAGATTGGGAGCCATGTAGCCCAGCGGTAAGGGTTTGGCGGCCCATTTTTCTTGAGCGGCAGCATCAGGGACGGTGAGGGCAAGAACGGTCTTAGCGCTGTAGTTACCTGCCCGTTTCACCAATTCGTTTTGCAACTTCACCTCATTTACGTCCTGATCCCCACGAATGCTGACCAGCACCAGTACCGTCATGCCATTGTCATAGACGGCCTGATACAACACATTCTTGACCACACAACTGGCTGGACATTTGAGGAACTTACACAGTTGTTCGATCGTTTCCGTGCCAGGGGTTTCCCGTTTCTCATAGTTCTTAAAGGGAGAGGGTTCTGCCTCAGGGGGTAGGGAGGTCGCTTTTTCCACGTTCGCCGCATACTGACCATCTTCGGTGTAGAGAATTTCATCTTCTCCAGCATCGGCCAGCACCATAAACTCTTGCGAGCCAGAACCACCGATCGTGCCAGAATCTGCTTCTACCGCCCGAAATACCACTCCCGAGCGCCGCAGGATATTGCGATACGCCTGATCCATCTTCTGATAGGTCAGTTTCATCCCGGCTTCATCGGCATCAAAGGAGTAGGCATCTTTCATGATGAATTCCCGACCGCGCATGAGGCCGAAGCGGGGACGAATTTCATCCCGGAACTTGGTTTGAATTTGATACAGGTTAATCGGCAATTGACGGTAGGAACGGATCATGTCACGGGCGATCGCGGTAATCACTTCTTCATGGGTTGGCCCCAGTCCCATTTCTCGTTCCTGGCGATCGACCAGGGCAAACATGATGCCTTCTGCTTTTGTGTAGGTATCCCAGCGACCGGACTCTCGCCACAACTCCGCAGGTTGCAATTGGGGCAACAGACATTCCTGGGCACCAGCAGCATTCATCTCTTCCCGCACGATCTGAGATACCTTTTGCAACACTCGCCACATCAACGGCAAATAGGCATAAACTCCACTGGCAACGCGCCGAATGTAGCCTGCTCGCAGCAGCAACTTATGGCTAGGAATTTCCGCTTCCGCTGGATCTTCTCGCAAAGTGACAAACAGCATCTGAGACAGTCGCATTGCCCGTTCCTTTGAGTCTGGTTAAACTGCTTTCTCAGTCTAAGGCACGAGTAGAACAACTAACAGTGATGGCGACGAAGATATTAGGGGGAGGGGAGTAAGCCCTGACGGAAGGCGGCCATTTGTTGGGGGTTGGCGGTCAGGTTGGTAGCCAGCACTTCAACCAGTTGTGCCTGGGAAAGGTGAGGCTGCTGAGTCAGCGTGCGCTTGACAATTACGGATGCGATCGGTCCGATGGACTTAGCAAGTTCTAATTCACAGCGCTTAATAAAAGCCGGATCGGGCATCGAGATCGGTTGCTGGGGCATGTGAGGCGCGATCGTAGCGCCCTGAGTGGCACTGGCGGAAACAGGCGTATCCGGTTTGCGAGCCTGCATTATCCGGTCAGCCTGCTCTCGAAAGCGCGATCGCTGCAGCTCTGGTACATAGGTTGCCAGTTGCTCAATCGCCTCAGAGGCATCCAGAACGTGCTCTAAAGTCTGGTTCACCAACACGGGAGCGATCGGGCCAATCAAAGTCATCAGCAGTTGTTCTAAAGATTTTTGTAGCTCCACAGGCAAGGGGTTGATTTGCCGCTGACTGGGAGAAGAGTCCCTGTTCACGGTGGGGGGCAGAGTGGAAAATTGCTCGCTTCTGGAATCAGTGGCCAGATACGGCACCGTCGGTACATCCAGAAGCACCGCAGGCAAATCTTTTTCCCTTCCCCCTAACATCTGCTGCAGAGCTTGTAAGGCTTCAAACGCATCCGTATAGCGCTGGCGATAGTCATACCGCACCATACGATCGAGGAAAGCCTCCAGTTCTGGATTGATGGAAATGCGATCGCGCATCAACACACAGGAAATTTCTCCCGTTTCTGAATCTCTGGGAAAATCCTTGGGCCTGAGTCCTGTCAGGGCTTCCAGCGCCACCATACCGACCGCATAAACATCACTGCTGAAATGGGGTTTGAATGCCTGCTGCTCCGTTGGCATATATCCGGGAGAGCCGATCGCGACCGTGATACTGGTTGGCCCCAAATCTCCAATCGCTCGATCTCTGACCTGCTTCACCGCTCCAAAATCAATCAGAACAATCTTGCAATCACTGGAGCGTCGGATTAAATTGGCAGGTTTAATATCTCGATGAATGACGTGCTGCTGATGGACAAACGCTAATACTTGCAGAATGTCTTGCAGTAGCGCGATCGTGTAGGCTTCACTCAACTGCTGCCCGGGAACAATCTCGCGATTTAAGGGAATGCCATCAATATATTCCTGAGCCAGATAAAACTCTTGATTTTGCTCAAAGTGAGCCAGCAACCGGGGAATCTGATTATGAGATCCCAATCGATACAGGGTTTCCGCTTCCTGGTTGAAGAGGCGTTGAGCGGTTTCTAGATGGGCAGGATCGCTGACACTGGGCTTGAGCTGCTTGACCACACACAGGGGATGGCCAGGAAGGTGTAAATCATTCGCCAGAAACGTTTGGCCGAAACCTCCCCCCCCTAAATGCTTAATAATTTGATAGCGACCTGCCAGGGTT from Leptodesmis sichuanensis A121 includes:
- the proS gene encoding proline--tRNA ligase, whose translation is MRLSQMLFVTLREDPAEAEIPSHKLLLRAGYIRRVASGVYAYLPLMWRVLQKVSQIVREEMNAAGAQECLLPQLQPAELWRESGRWDTYTKAEGIMFALVDRQEREMGLGPTHEEVITAIARDMIRSYRQLPINLYQIQTKFRDEIRPRFGLMRGREFIMKDAYSFDADEAGMKLTYQKMDQAYRNILRRSGVVFRAVEADSGTIGGSGSQEFMVLADAGEDEILYTEDGQYAANVEKATSLPPEAEPSPFKNYEKRETPGTETIEQLCKFLKCPASCVVKNVLYQAVYDNGMTVLVLVSIRGDQDVNEVKLQNELVKRAGNYSAKTVLALTVPDAAAQEKWAAKPLPLGYMAPNLADSYIKPAKPAPVGRQAAGRVAPKFLRLVDKTAVDLKNFVTGADESGYHVVGANWGKEFQLPDMVDVRKATAGDRAIHDPQQRLQTARGIEIGHIFQLGTKYSAALGATYTNEQGEDVPLVMGCYGVGVSRLAQAAVEQSHDKDGIIWPVAIAPYQAIVVIPNVSDTDQVQAAETLYQQLNQAGIETLLDDRNERAGVKFKDADLVGIPFRIVTGKSLKDGKVEVVKRATRETQELPLEKVVSTLSQWIAGEEGDGVNR
- a CDS encoding serine/threonine-protein kinase gives rise to the protein METTLAGRYQIIKHLGGGGFGQTFLANDLHLPGHPLCVVKQLKPSVSDPAHLETAQRLFNQEAETLYRLGSHNQIPRLLAHFEQNQEFYLAQEYIDGIPLNREIVPGQQLSEAYTIALLQDILQVLAFVHQQHVIHRDIKPANLIRRSSDCKIVLIDFGAVKQVRDRAIGDLGPTSITVAIGSPGYMPTEQQAFKPHFSSDVYAVGMVALEALTGLRPKDFPRDSETGEISCVLMRDRISINPELEAFLDRMVRYDYRQRYTDAFEALQALQQMLGGREKDLPAVLLDVPTVPYLATDSRSEQFSTLPPTVNRDSSPSQRQINPLPVELQKSLEQLLMTLIGPIAPVLVNQTLEHVLDASEAIEQLATYVPELQRSRFREQADRIMQARKPDTPVSASATQGATIAPHMPQQPISMPDPAFIKRCELELAKSIGPIASVIVKRTLTQQPHLSQAQLVEVLATNLTANPQQMAAFRQGLLPSP